A single region of the Polyodon spathula isolate WHYD16114869_AA chromosome 12, ASM1765450v1, whole genome shotgun sequence genome encodes:
- the LOC121323960 gene encoding alveolar macrophage chemotactic factor-like, which produces MTQQRAMVCRAMILALLTVCIASAVDVSGHSGSRCLCRNTQEGFSVRRITKVEIIPRSSSCDNIEIIATLKNGIQVCLNPEAARVQKALGRLMERNSSKPTPTI; this is translated from the exons ATGACACAACAAAGAGCAATGGTCTGCAGAGCGATGATTCTTGCACTGCTCACAGTATGCATAGCGTCTGCAGTAGATG TTTCAGGGCACAGTGGTTCTCGATGTTTGTGCCGCAACACACAGGAAGGTTTTTCTGTCAGACGCATAACCAAAGTTGAAATTATTCCTCGGAGCAGCTCCTGTGACAATATTGAGATCAT TGCTACCTTGAAAAATGGGATTCAGGTGTGTTTGAATCCAGAGGCTGCAAGAGTACAGAAAGCTCTCGGCCGATTGATGGAAAG GAACAGCTCCAAACCAACTCCAACTATCTGA
- the LOC121324280 gene encoding CCR4-NOT transcription complex subunit 6-like — MPKEKYDPPDPRRMYTIMSTEEATNGKKSYWAELEISGRVRSLSTALWSLTHLTALHISDNCLARIPPDIAKLHNLVYLDLSSNKIRSLPAELGNMVSLRELLVNNNLLRVLPFELGKLFQLQTLGLKGNPLAQEVLNLYQEPDGTRRLLNYLLDNLAGTTKRIPTELPPSRSWIVLQEPDRTRAAALFSVMCYNVLCDKYATRQLYGYCPSWALNWEYRKKLIMQEILSCNADIISLQEVETEQFFTYFLVELKEQGYDGFFSPKSRARTMSESDRKHVDGCAIFYKSDKFNLIQKHTVEFNQLAMANSEGSEAMLNRVMTKDNIGVAALLELRKELMEMSSGKSLHGMEKQLILVANAHMHWDPEYPDVKLVQTMMFLSEVKNIIDKASRSLKLSSVSGEANAIPLVLCADLNSLPDSGVVEYLSTGGVDTTHKDFKDKRYSDSLTNFNCNGKNGTSNGRITHGFKLKSAYENGLMPYTNYTFDFKGVIDYIFYSKPLLNVLGILGPLDPHWLIENNISGCPHPHIPSDHFSLFAQLELILPYLPPVNGIHLPGRR; from the exons ATGCCAAAGGAAAAATATGATCCGCCTGATCCACGGCGGATGTACACAATAATGTCAACTGAGGAAGCAACCAATGGGAAGAAGTCATACTGGGCAGAGTTAGAGATCAGTG GGAGAGTAAGGAGCTTAAGCACTGCACTGTGGTCACTTACACATTTGACCGCGTTGCATATCAGTGACAATTGCCTAGCCCGCATTCCACCAGATATTGCCAAACTCCATAATCTGGTCTACTTGGATTTGTCCTCCAATAAGATTAGGAGTCTACCAGCGGAGCTTGGAAACATGGTGTCACTCAG ggAACTGCTTGTAAATAACAACCTGTTACGGGTTCTACCTTTTGAGCTGGGAAAACTGTTTCAGTTGCAAACACTGGGGTTGAAAG GAAACCCACTTGCACAAGAAGTCTTGAACCTATATCAGGAACCAGATGGAACGCGAAGGCTACTGAATTACTTGCTTGATAACTTGGCTGGTACCACGAAAAGAA TACCAACAGAGCTGCCTCCTTCAAGGTCATGGATTGTGTTGCAAGAACCTGACCGAACACGGGCTGCAG CCCTGTTTTCTGTAATGTGTTACAATGTACTTTGTGACAAATATGCTACCCGACAGTTGTATGGCTACTGTCCATCGTGGGCACTGAACTGGGAGTACAGAAAGAAATTAATAATGCAGGAAATTTTGAGCTGTAATGCAGACATCATAAGTCTTCAG GAAGTTGAAACGGAGCAGTTCTTCACCTATTTTCTGGTGGAGCTCAAGGAGCAAGGCTACGATGGGTTCTTCAGCCCGAAATCCCGAGCTAGGACAATGTCCGAGTCTGATAGGAAGCATGTCGATGGGTGTGCAATATTTTACAAATCGGATAA ATTTAACTTAATCCAAAAACACACTGTTGAGTTCAACCAGCTGGCCATGGCAAACTCTGAGGGTTCAGAAGCAATGCTGAACAGAGTGATGACAAAGGACAACATTGGCGTGGCAGCATTGTTAGAGCTGCGTAAAGAACTCATGGAAATGTCAT CTGGGAAGTCCCTTCACGGTATGGAAAAGCAGTTAATCCTTGTGGCTAATGCACACATGCACTGGGATCCAGAATACCCCGATGTCAAGTTGGTTCAGACCATGATGTTCCTCTCTGAGGTCAAAAACATTATTGACAAGGCTTCTCGCAGTCTAAAATTGTCATCGGTTTCCGGAGAAGCAAACGCCATCCCACTTGTACTTTGTGCTGATCTCAACTCCCTGCCGGACTCTG gtgTTGTGGAATACCTGAGCACTGGAGGGGTTGACACAACTCACAAGGATTTTAAAGACAAGCGGTACAGCGACAGTCTGACCAACTTCAACTGCAATGGGAAGAATGGAACTTCAAATGGAAGGATAACTCATGGCTTTAAGCTGAAGAGTGCCTATGAGAATGGCCTTATGCCTTACACTAACTACACTTTCGACTTCAAG ggTGTTATCGACTACATCTTTTACTCCAAGCCTCTGCTTAATGTATTGGGCATCCTCGGGCCACTGGACCCTCACTGGCTTATTGAGAACAATATCAGTGGTTGTCCGCACCCACACATCCCTTCTGACCACTTCTCTCTTTTTGCACAACTGGAGCTTATACTGCCCTATCTTCCTCCTGTCAATGGAATCCACCTTCCTGGCAGGAGGTAG